The following proteins are encoded in a genomic region of Ornithinibacillus sp. 4-3:
- a CDS encoding DegV family protein, translated as MNVKILVDSAADLTQAQLKQYEMEMLPLTVHVDGEDYRDGIDITPKEIYDKMRKGSSPKTSQVTLQTFKELFKKYAEANQPLIYLAFSSELSGTYQAAKMMEQEVKEDFPEAPLHIINTKCASIGYGLVAIRAAKLALEGATMENIIDVSTYHAEHMEHIFSVDDLEYLYRGGRVSKSAAFVGTLLKIKPILHVDDGKLVPIEKIRGSKKVLSRMIAIMKERGEDFENQVIGISHGDDIEKAESLAAMIKENFPVKEVMIEMVGAVIGAHAGPGTIALFFLNKAYR; from the coding sequence ATGAATGTTAAAATTCTTGTAGATTCTGCTGCAGATCTCACCCAAGCACAATTAAAGCAATATGAAATGGAAATGCTTCCACTCACTGTGCATGTAGATGGAGAAGATTATCGTGACGGAATTGATATTACTCCAAAAGAAATTTATGATAAAATGCGCAAGGGAAGTAGTCCAAAGACCTCTCAAGTAACCCTACAAACATTTAAAGAACTGTTCAAAAAATATGCTGAAGCAAATCAACCATTAATTTATTTAGCTTTCTCGTCTGAACTATCAGGTACTTATCAAGCTGCAAAAATGATGGAACAGGAAGTGAAGGAAGATTTTCCTGAAGCTCCTCTTCATATTATTAATACAAAATGTGCTTCCATCGGTTATGGTCTTGTTGCTATTCGGGCGGCAAAACTTGCTTTAGAAGGTGCAACGATGGAAAATATTATTGATGTATCTACTTACCATGCTGAGCATATGGAGCATATTTTTTCTGTAGATGATCTAGAGTATTTATATCGCGGAGGACGTGTTAGTAAATCTGCTGCATTCGTAGGAACATTACTCAAAATTAAACCTATTCTCCATGTAGATGATGGAAAGCTTGTTCCAATTGAAAAAATTAGAGGCTCGAAAAAAGTATTAAGCCGTATGATTGCAATCATGAAAGAACGTGGAGAAGATTTTGAAAATCAAGTTATTGGTATCAGCCATGGAGACGATATAGAAAAGGCTGAAAGTCTCGCTGCAATGATTAAAGAAAATTTCCCAGTTAAAGAAGTAATGATTGAAATGGTCGGTGCAGTTATCGGCGCACATGCTGGGCCAGGGACAATTGCTTTATTCTTTTTAAATAAAGCCTATCGTTAA
- a CDS encoding DUF2929 family protein: MRFIMSLFWAVLISGVVSYVLTNMGGEPFNLTHSLILAGILFIAVVVLGEFALRKQED, translated from the coding sequence TTGCGTTTTATTATGTCATTGTTTTGGGCGGTTTTAATTAGTGGAGTTGTTTCTTATGTACTAACAAACATGGGTGGAGAGCCATTTAACTTAACCCACTCTCTAATTCTTGCAGGTATCTTATTCATCGCTGTTGTAGTTCTTGGTGAATTTGCTTTACGTAAACAAGAAGATTAA
- the fabF gene encoding beta-ketoacyl-ACP synthase II, whose amino-acid sequence MTERRVVVTGLGVISPLGNEVNEFWDNIAAGNSGIDYITRVDREQFPVKVAAEVKEFKAEEYMDKKEAKRMDLFTQYAVAAAKIAVEDAKLTIDESNAERVGVWVGSGIGGMGTYEEQHKKFLEKGYRRVSPFFVPMLIPDMAAGQISIQLGAKGINTCTVTACATGANSIGDAFKAVARGDVDYIIAGGAEAPLTELAFAGFSAMKALSFNDDPKTASRPFDKNRDGFVMGEGAGILVLETLDSALERGAHIYAEIVGYGSTGDAHHITAPAEGGEGAARAMKQAVKDAGIAVEDVDYINAHGTSTGLNDKYETQAIKTVFGDHAYNVAISSTKSMTGHLLGAAGGVESVIAIKSIEKGIIPPTINYETPDEECDLDYVPNEARNQDVNVVLSNSLGFGGHNVSLIYKKYK is encoded by the coding sequence ATGACGGAAAGAAGAGTAGTAGTTACCGGACTGGGTGTCATTTCTCCATTAGGAAATGAAGTTAATGAGTTCTGGGATAATATTGCTGCTGGAAACTCGGGAATTGATTATATTACACGAGTAGATAGGGAACAGTTTCCAGTTAAAGTAGCGGCAGAAGTAAAAGAATTTAAAGCCGAAGAATACATGGATAAAAAAGAAGCTAAGCGTATGGATTTATTTACTCAATATGCGGTAGCAGCAGCAAAAATTGCTGTTGAAGATGCGAAGTTGACAATAGATGAATCAAATGCTGAGCGTGTCGGTGTTTGGGTTGGCTCTGGAATTGGTGGTATGGGTACATATGAAGAACAACATAAAAAGTTTTTAGAAAAAGGTTATCGCCGTGTTAGCCCATTCTTTGTACCAATGTTAATTCCGGATATGGCTGCTGGTCAGATTTCTATCCAATTGGGTGCAAAAGGGATTAATACTTGTACAGTTACAGCATGTGCAACAGGTGCAAACTCTATTGGTGACGCGTTTAAAGCTGTAGCACGTGGTGACGTAGATTATATTATCGCAGGTGGTGCAGAAGCGCCATTAACAGAGCTAGCATTCGCTGGTTTCTCAGCAATGAAGGCATTGTCATTTAATGATGATCCTAAAACAGCTAGTCGTCCATTTGATAAAAATCGTGATGGTTTTGTAATGGGAGAAGGTGCGGGAATTTTAGTATTAGAAACATTAGATTCCGCGCTAGAACGTGGTGCTCATATTTATGCAGAAATTGTTGGTTATGGTTCAACAGGGGATGCACATCATATTACAGCTCCCGCTGAAGGTGGAGAAGGTGCTGCCCGTGCAATGAAGCAAGCTGTGAAGGATGCTGGAATTGCAGTAGAAGATGTAGATTATATAAATGCTCATGGGACAAGCACAGGCTTAAATGATAAATACGAAACACAGGCAATTAAAACAGTATTTGGTGATCATGCATATAATGTAGCTATCTCTTCCACAAAGTCTATGACAGGCCATTTATTAGGAGCTGCAGGTGGAGTGGAGTCGGTAATAGCTATCAAGTCAATTGAAAAGGGCATAATTCCACCAACTATCAATTATGAAACACCAGATGAGGAATGTGATCTTGACTACGTGCCAAATGAAGCAAGAAATCAAGACGTTAATGTAGTATTGAGCAATTCCCTAGGATTTGGTGGACATAATGTTTCTTTAATTTATAAAAAGTATAAGTGA
- a CDS encoding molybdenum cofactor biosynthesis protein MoaE yields the protein MDNKFWLTDQPIDLNDVISKVMRPEAGAISTFTGIVREFTKGKRTLFLEYQAYIPMAEKKLAEIGKEIEERWGDVETAIVHRVGQLDISDVAVAIAVSTPHRVDAFAASRYAIERIKEIVPIWKKEHWEDGTKWIGDQREQKSYAEKMPTMEEMNCD from the coding sequence ATGGATAATAAGTTTTGGCTGACAGATCAACCGATTGATCTAAATGATGTGATTTCAAAAGTAATGCGCCCTGAAGCAGGTGCGATTAGTACATTTACAGGTATTGTTCGTGAATTTACAAAAGGGAAACGTACCCTTTTTTTAGAATATCAAGCATATATACCGATGGCAGAAAAGAAGTTAGCGGAAATTGGAAAAGAAATAGAAGAGCGGTGGGGTGATGTGGAAACCGCAATTGTTCATCGTGTGGGACAATTAGATATTTCGGATGTTGCAGTAGCAATAGCAGTTTCAACACCACATCGTGTAGATGCTTTTGCGGCCAGTCGATATGCAATTGAACGAATTAAGGAAATTGTGCCGATTTGGAAAAAAGAGCATTGGGAAGATGGAACAAAATGGATTGGTGATCAAAGGGAACAAAAATCTTATGCAGAAAAAATGCCTACAATGGAGGAAATGAATTGTGATTGA
- a CDS encoding beta-ketoacyl-ACP synthase III, whose translation MSVGVLGTGHYVPTKVLTNKELEEIVETNDEWIRTRTGIEERRIASDDMDTADMAYFAAVDALKEANIEPEEIGLILVATVTPNKPFPSVACMLQDRLGAKNAAAMDVSAACSGFMYGMITAKQFIETDAYKYVLVIGAEKLSKITDWTDRNTCVLFGDGAGAAVLGKVAEGKGILSFELGANGAGGEHLYQNAGSYLVQNGREVFKFAVRQMPDSVVNVVEKAGLAKEDVDFLVPHQANMRIMNIARERLGIAEDKMAQSIKKYGNTSAASIPIALSEEVKNGKINDNDIVVLVGFGGGLTWGAVALRWGR comes from the coding sequence ATGAGTGTTGGTGTTTTAGGAACAGGACATTATGTTCCAACTAAAGTATTAACAAATAAAGAATTAGAAGAAATCGTTGAAACAAATGATGAGTGGATTCGCACAAGAACAGGAATTGAAGAAAGAAGAATCGCATCAGATGATATGGATACTGCTGATATGGCGTATTTTGCAGCAGTTGATGCGTTAAAAGAAGCAAATATTGAACCAGAAGAAATTGGGCTGATTTTAGTAGCTACGGTAACTCCGAATAAGCCATTTCCATCTGTTGCATGTATGCTTCAAGACCGCCTTGGTGCAAAAAATGCGGCAGCTATGGATGTTAGTGCAGCATGCTCAGGTTTTATGTATGGAATGATTACAGCGAAGCAATTTATTGAAACAGATGCGTACAAATATGTGTTAGTAATTGGCGCAGAGAAATTATCGAAAATTACGGATTGGACAGATCGTAATACATGTGTATTATTTGGTGACGGTGCCGGTGCTGCTGTTTTAGGTAAAGTAGCAGAAGGAAAAGGAATTTTATCTTTTGAATTAGGAGCAAATGGTGCCGGGGGAGAGCATTTATATCAAAATGCAGGAAGCTATCTAGTACAAAATGGTCGTGAGGTATTTAAATTTGCTGTACGCCAAATGCCTGATTCTGTTGTAAATGTGGTAGAGAAGGCAGGGCTTGCAAAAGAAGATGTTGATTTCCTAGTTCCGCATCAAGCAAATATGCGCATTATGAATATTGCTCGTGAGCGTTTAGGTATTGCAGAAGATAAAATGGCACAATCCATAAAAAAATACGGTAATACATCTGCAGCATCTATTCCCATTGCTTTATCTGAAGAAGTAAAAAATGGTAAAATTAATGATAACGATATTGTAGTTTTAGTAGGCTTTGGAGGAGGCTTAACGTGGGGAGCAGTTGCCTTACGTTGGGGCAGGTAA
- a CDS encoding alpha/beta fold hydrolase, producing the protein MIGIYKEYIHQVPGLVVVQQDKKDEALPLIIYFHGITSAKEHNLPIAYLLAEQGYRVILPDSMLHGERETATDKERQLAFWEIVKQNVKELAEIKNYFEERSLIQDGKIAVSGTSMGGITTAAAMTQYEWIQTAAVLMGTPKLTTFMKQLIEGMKAQDKLQIDEEEMKTIYEETETYDLSMHVNCLQDRPVLFWHGEQDNVVPFNLTYTFYEEVKNQYKTADRIRFLTEKNRGHKVSRYAILETVKWFQKYL; encoded by the coding sequence ATGATTGGAATCTATAAGGAATATATCCATCAAGTGCCTGGATTAGTTGTTGTACAACAAGATAAGAAAGATGAGGCACTACCATTAATTATATATTTTCATGGAATTACAAGTGCAAAAGAACATAATTTACCAATTGCATACTTATTAGCAGAGCAAGGATATCGTGTAATCTTGCCTGATAGTATGCTTCATGGGGAAAGAGAAACTGCTACAGATAAGGAACGTCAACTGGCATTTTGGGAGATAGTCAAGCAGAATGTAAAGGAGCTAGCAGAAATAAAAAATTATTTCGAAGAGCGGTCACTTATCCAGGACGGGAAGATTGCTGTATCTGGAACAAGTATGGGTGGAATTACAACAGCAGCTGCAATGACACAATATGAGTGGATTCAGACTGCAGCAGTGTTAATGGGAACGCCTAAGCTTACAACATTTATGAAACAATTGATTGAAGGAATGAAAGCGCAAGATAAATTACAGATTGATGAAGAAGAAATGAAAACAATCTATGAGGAAACAGAGACTTATGATTTATCCATGCATGTAAACTGTTTGCAAGATAGACCTGTATTATTCTGGCATGGGGAACAAGATAATGTGGTGCCATTTAATTTAACGTATACTTTTTATGAAGAAGTAAAAAATCAATATAAGACTGCTGATCGTATCCGATTTTTAACAGAAAAAAACCGAGGACATAAAGTTAGCCGATATGCGATTCTTGAAACTGTTAAATGGTTCCAAAAATATTTATAA
- a CDS encoding NifU N-terminal domain-containing protein: MGVRAEATPNPNALKFTTDKIIFEGEKSISVMPGDTSEHAIMNDLLALEDVDNVFGYQNFITVNKQFDAEWDDLTPKVLEVFEKYGF, from the coding sequence ATGGGAGTTCGTGCAGAAGCAACACCAAATCCAAATGCTTTAAAATTTACTACAGACAAAATCATTTTTGAAGGTGAAAAAAGTATTTCAGTAATGCCTGGAGACACAAGTGAACATGCGATTATGAATGATTTATTAGCACTTGAAGATGTTGATAATGTATTTGGCTATCAAAACTTCATTACTGTGAACAAACAATTTGATGCAGAATGGGATGATTTAACGCCAAAAGTACTTGAAGTATTTGAAAAGTACGGTTTTTAA
- a CDS encoding metal-sulfur cluster assembly factor, with product MDEALKENILGALENVIDPELGIDIVNLGLVYEVELKDDGHCTVIMTLTTMGCPLAGHIEQDVRRALSDIPQIKELDVSIIWDPPWHKDRMSRYAKIALGIPD from the coding sequence ATGGATGAAGCATTAAAGGAAAATATTTTAGGTGCTCTTGAAAATGTTATTGATCCTGAGCTAGGGATTGATATTGTGAACCTCGGTTTAGTATATGAGGTTGAACTAAAGGACGATGGACATTGTACAGTAATCATGACATTGACTACAATGGGATGCCCACTTGCAGGTCATATTGAACAAGATGTACGTCGTGCATTATCAGATATTCCTCAAATTAAGGAATTAGATGTAAGCATCATTTGGGATCCACCATGGCATAAAGATAGAATGTCTCGTTATGCTAAGATTGCTTTAGGTATTCCTGATTAA
- a CDS encoding Cof-type HAD-IIB family hydrolase produces MKNNNRHLIALDLDGTLLTSKKEISDTTKQVLIQAIDEGHIVVIATGRSHRTSSLYYDTLRLSTPIINNNGAFIHHPKDKSFGSYHQPLPHQTALAVVDACYELDVENIIAQMFDSVLIDRHNDSILNVFNSAGDPSLKIGKLKNILETDPTALLIHPKQEQVKKLNDHLNDYHAEVISHRTWAAPWNIIEIVKKGLSKAVGLEKVSNYYNIPRENIIAFGDEDNDLEMIEYAGVGVAMENGIKQLKSVANHVTNTNDQDGIGVFLKDYLKI; encoded by the coding sequence TTGAAGAATAATAATCGACATTTAATCGCATTAGATCTAGATGGTACTTTATTAACGAGTAAAAAGGAAATTAGTGATACAACAAAGCAAGTTCTGATACAAGCAATAGATGAAGGACATATTGTCGTTATTGCTACAGGGAGATCTCATCGAACAAGTAGCCTTTATTATGATACCCTGCGTTTATCAACTCCAATCATTAATAATAATGGAGCATTTATCCATCATCCAAAAGATAAAAGCTTCGGTTCCTACCATCAACCACTACCGCATCAAACTGCTTTAGCTGTAGTAGATGCCTGCTATGAATTAGATGTTGAGAATATTATTGCACAAATGTTTGATTCTGTTTTAATAGATAGACATAATGATAGTATTCTTAATGTATTTAACTCAGCTGGAGATCCGAGCCTAAAAATTGGAAAACTTAAAAACATTCTAGAAACTGATCCCACAGCTTTATTGATCCATCCCAAGCAAGAGCAAGTAAAGAAATTAAACGATCATTTAAATGATTACCATGCTGAGGTTATTTCCCATCGAACATGGGCTGCACCTTGGAATATTATAGAAATAGTGAAAAAAGGATTAAGTAAAGCAGTAGGCCTAGAAAAAGTTTCTAATTATTATAATATCCCACGCGAGAATATTATTGCATTTGGTGATGAAGATAATGATTTAGAGATGATTGAGTATGCTGGTGTTGGGGTAGCAATGGAAAATGGTATCAAACAGCTTAAATCCGTTGCAAATCATGTAACAAATACAAATGACCAAGATGGTATAGGTGTATTCTTAAAAGACTATTTAAAAATATAA
- the moaD gene encoding molybdopterin converting factor subunit 1 produces MIEVLLFAELRDKVGKDKIALEITQVTIKELKRILETDYALNKLDGMMFAVNEEYATDEQIVQSGDTVAIIPPVSGG; encoded by the coding sequence GTGATTGAGGTTTTACTTTTTGCGGAACTGCGGGATAAGGTAGGAAAAGATAAAATAGCTTTAGAAATAACACAAGTGACAATTAAGGAATTAAAACGAATATTGGAAACAGACTATGCTTTAAATAAACTTGATGGAATGATGTTTGCAGTAAATGAGGAGTATGCGACAGACGAACAGATAGTGCAATCCGGAGATACTGTGGCAATTATTCCACCTGTAAGTGGAGGGTAA
- a CDS encoding BMP family ABC transporter substrate-binding protein, translated as MRKFCLVFIGCCFLLVGCSNNDPDLHIQRVGMLVENEIDTHLWNQKGEAGLEAIKDEFGVRGFIVEEVSTIYDAWEAVDSLVDRGVNLIFGHSSIYGEYFMEIANQYPGVHFVYFNGNYAANNITSLNFNSHAAGFFAGMIASAMSETKQIGIIAAYEWQPEVEGFYEGAKYFDSQIRVHVNYVNNWNSFDAAIETYEKMRKENVDVFYPAGDMYSAEVIQLAEEDGVYTIGFVDDQMDISRESILTSTIQDVDKLYLHIAHKFNDEELSGGIRTYGMQEGFIYLGEYNSKVPQDIVEMVEAHIETYLETNYLPNEN; from the coding sequence TTGAGGAAATTTTGTCTTGTTTTTATAGGATGTTGTTTTTTATTAGTTGGTTGTTCAAATAATGATCCAGATTTACATATACAAAGGGTTGGTATGCTTGTTGAAAACGAGATAGATACCCATCTTTGGAATCAAAAAGGAGAAGCTGGTTTAGAAGCTATTAAAGATGAATTTGGTGTTCGTGGCTTTATTGTTGAAGAAGTCTCCACAATTTACGATGCTTGGGAAGCTGTTGACAGTTTAGTAGATCGAGGAGTAAATCTTATCTTTGGTCATAGTAGCATTTATGGCGAATATTTTATGGAGATTGCAAATCAGTATCCTGGAGTCCATTTTGTTTATTTCAATGGAAATTATGCAGCTAATAATATCACAAGTTTAAATTTTAATTCACATGCTGCTGGTTTTTTTGCCGGAATGATAGCAAGTGCGATGTCAGAAACAAAACAAATCGGAATTATCGCTGCATATGAATGGCAACCTGAAGTGGAAGGTTTTTATGAAGGTGCAAAATATTTTGATTCACAAATACGAGTCCATGTTAATTATGTAAACAATTGGAATTCATTTGATGCGGCTATAGAAACGTATGAAAAGATGAGAAAAGAGAATGTTGATGTGTTCTATCCAGCCGGAGATATGTATAGTGCAGAGGTTATCCAGCTTGCGGAAGAAGATGGAGTATATACAATTGGTTTTGTCGATGATCAAATGGATATCTCTAGAGAAAGTATTTTAACTAGCACTATCCAAGATGTAGATAAATTGTACTTGCATATTGCCCATAAATTTAATGATGAGGAATTATCTGGCGGTATACGTACATATGGTATGCAAGAGGGTTTTATTTATCTCGGAGAGTATAATTCTAAAGTGCCACAAGATATAGTCGAAATGGTAGAAGCACATATTGAAACATATTTGGAAACCAATTATTTGCCCAATGAAAACTAA
- a CDS encoding alpha-amylase family glycosyl hydrolase codes for MKKILSMFMIFSIFLFGQPVVAQEQENNLAEEIIYNIMVDRFNIGHPEQSEQVDIQDFLAYHGGDIIGITNKLDHIQQHGFTTITISSVFENAEKGYHGYWIEDFYAVEEEFGSLEELKTLVEEAHKRDLKVVLELVTNYASETHEFVTDSTKTDWFRENTLATTEATTWLDDVVMFNQDNPEVQEYLIDVAEFWLTETNADGFKLHAADQSSPAFLEQLVDAIYNIKPDAYVLAGVLDEHADLEDLHAIEGINAVEQADLLETLVDTFSQVDQPVSNIYEAWETNGSYTDLSYIDNQYTKRFTHAFSENERNKVTAWKLALTYLYTTPGIPSIYQGSEVAMIGEGFPENQYLVLFNHNDKNLTEFFEKIASLRTEFPALQHGDFEQVGENGAMSLFKRTYNDETMYIAINNDSVSRAVHLTDIDTDLQLRGVIGDNTVRANDDGEFIVGIEREAVEVYMVQPNQGFNWWFIGFVVGVFILFVIFVNVLSRKSRKQAQANKKQ; via the coding sequence ATGAAAAAAATATTATCTATGTTCATGATATTTTCTATTTTCTTATTCGGACAGCCAGTAGTGGCTCAAGAACAAGAGAATAATTTAGCAGAAGAAATTATTTATAATATTATGGTAGACCGGTTCAATATTGGACATCCAGAACAGAGTGAACAAGTCGATATTCAAGACTTTTTAGCCTATCATGGTGGAGACATCATTGGAATTACAAATAAGCTTGATCATATTCAACAACATGGGTTCACTACGATTACTATTTCATCTGTTTTTGAAAATGCAGAGAAAGGCTATCATGGATATTGGATAGAAGATTTCTATGCGGTGGAAGAGGAATTTGGTTCATTAGAGGAATTAAAAACTTTAGTGGAAGAGGCACATAAACGTGATCTCAAGGTTGTTTTAGAACTAGTAACTAATTACGCGTCTGAGACTCATGAATTCGTAACAGATTCAACAAAAACGGATTGGTTTAGAGAAAACACATTAGCAACAACAGAGGCGACAACTTGGCTAGATGATGTGGTGATGTTTAACCAAGACAATCCAGAGGTACAAGAATATTTAATTGATGTAGCAGAATTTTGGTTAACAGAGACTAATGCAGATGGTTTTAAATTACATGCAGCAGATCAATCATCACCTGCATTCTTAGAACAGTTAGTAGATGCAATTTATAATATAAAGCCAGATGCATATGTATTAGCTGGAGTTTTAGATGAACATGCTGATTTAGAAGATTTACATGCAATAGAAGGAATTAATGCAGTTGAACAAGCAGATTTATTGGAAACATTGGTTGATACATTTTCACAAGTAGATCAGCCAGTATCTAATATTTATGAAGCTTGGGAAACAAATGGTTCTTATACAGATTTATCATATATAGATAATCAGTATACAAAGCGATTCACACATGCATTTTCAGAAAATGAGAGAAATAAAGTAACAGCTTGGAAATTAGCGCTTACTTATTTATATACAACTCCAGGAATACCTTCTATCTATCAAGGATCTGAAGTAGCAATGATTGGTGAAGGGTTTCCTGAAAACCAATATTTAGTTTTATTTAATCATAATGATAAGAACTTAACAGAGTTCTTTGAGAAAATTGCTTCATTACGTACAGAATTTCCAGCTTTACAGCATGGGGATTTTGAACAAGTTGGAGAAAATGGGGCAATGAGTTTGTTTAAACGAACGTATAATGACGAGACAATGTATATTGCTATTAATAATGACAGTGTTTCTAGAGCTGTCCATTTGACGGATATAGATACTGACCTACAATTACGAGGTGTGATTGGGGATAATACTGTTCGCGCAAATGATGATGGAGAATTTATTGTAGGGATTGAACGTGAAGCAGTAGAAGTTTATATGGTCCAGCCAAACCAAGGATTTAACTGGTGGTTTATTGGATTTGTTGTAGGAGTGTTTATTTTATTTGTTATTTTTGTAAATGTCTTAAGCCGGAAGAGTCGCAAACAAGCGCAAGCAAATAAGAAACAATAA